Within Pseudomonas cichorii, the genomic segment CCCTGGCTGAATCCGGTCTTGACGAACATTACATGGAAAATGTGATGAATGCGTATCGCGTGGCCATGCCCGCCGCATTCTTCTGTGTGATTGTCGTGCGCCCGATGGTTGCCCGGTTGGTCGCGTGGACCGTGCATGGTCATTGAGTAAAAGGTCGCGAAGCAACTTCCGCTCAGCGCAAGGCTTGGGTATCCTCGGCGCAGGCCGATGCTGCCCGCCGCTCGCTCCCGAAGGGAAGGTGAAAGCATTGCTTCATGATTGCGAACCCTTTCGTCTCTTTCGACGGTCGAGTTTTGGCAACGCGAGCACCAGAATGCCTCGACCTCAGGAGGAACGATGTTTTCAATCGAGCAAGTCAAGCAGATGGCCAGGAAGCTGCGCACTTCGTTGGCGGAGGTCAATCAAGAGCTGTCTCATTCGGCTGCACTTGAACTGGTCGCGCAGCAACTGGGTTACAAGGACTGGAACACGGCTTCAGCGCTACTTGCGCAGAGCAGCCCTCAACCTGCCATCACCTTCGACAAGCCGATTCCGATATTGCGGATGTTCGAC encodes:
- a CDS encoding DUF2798 domain-containing protein, translating into MTTGTKRNTARFRFPSRATPYVFAFYMATIMAFLMCLVITLAESGLDEHYMENVMNAYRVAMPAAFFCVIVVRPMVARLVAWTVHGH